From a single Ornithodoros turicata isolate Travis chromosome 8, ASM3712646v1, whole genome shotgun sequence genomic region:
- the LOC135366703 gene encoding monocarboxylate transporter 9-like: protein MSRSKGRSQGTPTLASPSAAVGEGECTALPTPPDGSWGWVVVFSSFMTHVVADGVTYTFGIFYMEFLKYFHESKGKTAWVASIMVGTTFCIGPVASGLTSKYGCRTVTIAGSLLATLGLLLSVPAPNVTYLFFSVGICTGAGFGLMYLPAIVSVTMYFEKKRAFATGIAVCGSGFGTFALAPFIEYLVRIYGWQGALLITAGMVLNCCVFGALLRPLPPPKVHRPKSSQSSFPTKEINGNALVATDNFGYARHGLSSCSASRDLSMSTGTIPAAVTGHSDEPYDLYQGYQNGFVQEGRRRPQSAYLSPAQVPLLRVDDEKTSMSCAHLPVTSPPMSPSSVPFGSSGTSSSHGRSLLMRKDIFYSGSMQNLPEYRASPSGLSRDVSMSVTSLRTVKSVTVPTGEEKSCLRRCLCSDEMEAAVREMMNFALLRSPVFVLFAVSNFFTSVGFNVPYVYTKDRAVEALHMTDETASLLLSCIGFSNTVGRVLLGYLSDKPCINRLWLYNANLTICGLATAFSYLAEDTTSMSIYCVIFGATSGAFVSLTSVILVDILGLDKLTNAFGLLLLFEGFASYVGPPVTGWLYDYTGSYDPGFLLSGAVIALGGVLLFVIPCAKSLEESLVAPASPIASAITTATKSTKSSTTTATVCDGEAQREEEEEEPNGHTVPFRPTDHIA from the exons ATGTCACGGAGCAAGGGCCGGTCTCAGGGTACGCCCACCCTTGCTTCTCCCAGCGCGGCTGTGGGCGAAGGCGAGTGTACCGCTCTGCCTACACCTCCGGACGGCAGCTGGGGATGGGTTGTTGTCTTCTCGTCTTTCATGACCCACGTGGTCGCCGATGGGGTGACCTACACCTTCGGAATCTTCTACATGGAGTTCCTCAAGTATTTCCACGAGAGCAAGGGAAAGACTGCCTGGGTGGCCTCCATAATGGTCGGCACAACATTCTGCATCG GCCCAGTAGCGAGTGGATTGACGAGCAAGTACGGCTGCAGAACAGTGACTATAGCAGGCTCTCTACTCGCAACTCTGGGACTGCTCCTCAGCGTTCCTGCACCTAACGTCACCTACCTCTTCTTCTCTGTCGGCATCTGCACAG GGGCAGGCTTTGGCCTGATGTATCTCCCAGCCATCGTGTCAGTGACCATGTACTTCGAGAAGAAACGCGCATTCGCCACGGGCATCGCTGTCTGCGGCTCGGGCTTTGGCACTTTCGCCTTAGCGCCCTTCATCGAATACCTAGTGCGCATATACGGCTGGCAAGGGGCCTTGCTCATCACAGCCGGCATGGTGCTCAACTGCTGCGTCTTCGGGGCCCTATTACGACCTTTGCCACCGCCTAAAGTTCACAGGCCAAAGTCTAGCCAGTCCAGTTTTCCAACCAAGGAAATCAACGGGAACGCTCTGGTCGCCACGGACAACTTTGG GTACGCTCGTCACGGACTGAGTTCCTGTTCAGCATCTCGCGACCTGTCCATGTCTACGGGAACCATCCCAGCGGCGGTAACTGGACACTCCGATGAACCGTACGACTTGTACCAGGGCTACCAAAATGGCTTCGTACAGGAAGGCCGCAGGAGACCACAATCTGCATATCTCAGCCCTGCTCAAGTACCCCTGCTTCGA GTGGATGACGAGAAGACTTCCATGTCATGCGCGCACCTTCCAGTTACTTCTCCACCAATGAGCCCTAGCTCTGTTCCATTTGGAAGTTCTGGTACGAGTTCCAGCCATGGACGTTCCCTCCTCATGCGCAAAGACATCTTCTACAGTGGCAGCATGCAGAACTTGCCAGAATACCGGGCCTCACCGAGTGGGCTCTCCAGGGACGTGTCCATGAGCGTCACGTCCCTGCGCACCGTAAAGTCTGTCACTGTACCGACCGGTGAAGAGAAAAGCTGCCTACGGAG GTGCTTGTGTTCAGACGAAATGGAAGCAGCCGTACGTGAGATGATGAACTTTGCCCTGCTGCGTTCTCCTGTTTTCGTGCTGTTCGCCGTGTCAAACTTCTTCACCAGTGTGGGGTTCAACGTCCCGTACGTCTACACCAAGGACCGAGCCGTGGAAGCGTTGCACATGACAGACGAAACGGCTAGCCTTCTACTTTCCTGCATCGGCTTCTCCAATACTGTTGGCAGGGTACTGTTGGGGTACCTCAGCGATAAGCCGTGCATCAATAGGCTCTGGCTCTACAATGCGAACCTGACTATATGCGGTCTGGCGACGGCCTTCAGCTACCTGGCAGAGGACACGACGTCCATGTCCATTTACTGCGTTATCTTCGGTGCTACGTCGG GAGCGTTTGTAAGCCTGACGTCGGTGATCCTGGTAGACATCCTGGGTTTGGACAAGCTCACCAACGCGTTCGGTCTCTTGCTGCTGTTCGAAGGCTTTGCTAGCTACGTTGGACCACCCGTTACAG GTTGGCTCTACGATTACACTGGCTCCTACGATCCCGGCTTCTTGCTTTCGGGCGCCGTCATCGCGCTAGGTGGAGTCTTGCTCTTCGTCATACCTTGTGCCAAAAGCTTAGAGGAATCTCTCGTGGCACCCGCTAGCCCCATCGCATCTGCCATCACCACAGCTACAAAGAGCACCAAGAGCAGCACCACCACTGCCACTGTCTGCGACGGCGAAGCGCAgcgcgaggaggaggaggaggagccgAACGGCCATACCGTTCCGTTCCGTCCCACAGACCACATAGCTTAG